CATCTTATAATTAAGAGCAGAGCAGGTGCTTCAACTTCCTTTCTGAAAGTTAACCATACCCATTTGAGCCATAGTCTCACATATAGTAAAATTTTTGACAGTTGGTCAGGATGAAGACAaatttatctaatttatataAAGTCTAAAAGAGGATCTTTTACTTATCCTCTTTCAAAGAAACAATCCTAGCTATTTAtcttttctgttcctcttctgCCAATGGGCGTTAGGAAGGTTTGAAACTTTTCTCTGGTGatcaagaaatggagaaaagaattaccagaaagaaaaaatgaaagtcgAGACTATTAAAGTCATTTGCCTATGTGTTTTTGGcaacaatgaaaaatgaaattataagaaAGGGGCACTATCATGGTAAAAAGGCACTTTTCCATAAGCATTTAATctagatataaaatattaatttaaaaaatgtcctaaaagagaaagtggagtaaaaatagatttatattaataaatgaggCTAGAATGACACAAAAACAAAGGGGGATTAAAGAAGTAATTAGAATGCTGGGACAAATCACAGATGATATTTTAGGTATTATTCTGGTATTTACTACATTATGAACATCATCTTCACTATTTAGCTCTAGTGACACAAATAAGCAGATAGGAAAACCTCTTTTTAATACATGTTATGAGATTATACTACCCCATTCACTGGGGTATATATATTCCAAGTCATTTTTCTAATAAagccactgaactatacactcTTTTATTAAGTCCTTCCACAAAACAAAGGCATGCAGATATAACATAGCTGTCTGTCTAAGGGAAGAAGCCTGTGGTCATAAAGCAGAATGGTCAGAAGCTAATAGGTCTAATATAATTTTCAATTAGTTAGAAAATAATCAactagaaaacaaatattaaaacagaaattcttaccagaaagatgaaaaaattctcaaGTACTCCCAGTGAGTCTTTACAAAACCATATTGATTTTTGAGGCtttgattaattttaatttaagcaTTTAATTTCTGGTCTATAATTGCTGATGCATCTAAACAGGTTATACTTTTCCAAAATAAGCATTTATAATGGCTTAAATGGTCAAAAGGAATTATTCTCTTAGTTCTAAGGAGGACTTAGATATAGTTTCTTTCTCATTCCCTTTGACACAGTTTTTCCTAGGTGGATTAACTGAGGTTCTGATGGGCAAAAAATGCACTGTAATGAAATTCCCAACTACAGCATAAACAAtgttacaaaaaagaaaggaaggaagaaggtcCCTCATACTACTGCTTCTATTATAAACAAAGCCCTTTAAAAACCTGTTCTAGGGAGACTGGCAAAAACAGATTCGCATTGGTTAAATAACAACATAATACTCTAATTACAAAGGTAACAAGATAAAGCTAAGAAGcaaaatataacttttaattGTTGTATACAACTTCTCCCATGTTGGTGTAGATATATAATGGAATGACAATAAGGAATAAaggacaaacacacacatacacacacacatgcagacatacAGATAAGCTCCAAGCATTCATGTGAGTTCCTAAAGGCAAGAACAATTGAATGTAACAttataaaggaataaaatgtgGTTTATAGTTCACTTAAGTCCTTCTGCCATAAGTAAATTTAATGAATTGTTGTTTCCAAGGACTCTGCTGGTTCTTGGAATCTCTCTCATATATAGATGTAACTTGTAACAGTAATCTTGAATCTGTATTATTAGCACAAGTATCAACCACTGACAACTAAGCTAGCTCTTCAATAAGaagacaaatacttttttttaaccaaataatATGTTCTGAATGCTGTACTTAACATTGACCTTTTAGCAGTAAGGAACATttaacaatgttaaaaaaaaaatcattactgaATTAAGAATATGGTATCTTAGCACAGCCCTTGTACAAATAACcacaaaatttatgaaaataaaagttggGTTTTCTGCCTCCATCCAATCAAACCACTACAGTTCAGGTGTATGTTCTGTTCTAAACTGAAATAGTACAAAACACAAAATTGGTCCCTGGTGACTTGGCATTGGCAATCAGCATTTTACAATGATAAACTTCTTGCTAAATAACAAAAGTCAGCACACAAGCCAGTCTTCTTGCCACCACTTCACCCATAGAGCAGTGTTAACAGTGGAACTTGATGAACAAATAGactttcctgagtctcctgtgtaaTCTCTCgggaaaaaattcagaaaactcagaaataaacttatagcattttatttctacttatttttataCCACTGGATAAGCTTTCTAACATCAGTCAATCCTCTGtaattagttatccattttaaaactgAAGCACTGGATTGTGTGGCTGGTCCTTCTCATAACCTGAACTATACTGGGTAATTTTTcctgatggggtggggagagagatatatatatatatatatatatatatatgaaaatgcttTTGGTTTAGAGAATTTATAAAGTAGCTCTGGATATTACAAGATGGgggaaatgttattaaaattacaaacatgttttttttttagtgtctttATAAATAAAAGGCATAGAATACAGAAAGccaattaataataacaataacaacaataataaaatattaaatatatagtgaGCAAAGACTGGATGGCTCATTCTTGTGAAACACCATTTGACACAACTGCCTAGATGGGTTTCCTTACTTGAACATTTTGCTGAGTGTAAGATCCAGCGAACACACAGTAAGCTGACTTTAGCCCACTAATCACATCAAGGAACTGCCTGATGGAATGGCCACAGATGAACAGGTCATTTGTTTCAAAAGATACTTAAATACTCAATAAAGACATAACAAACCCCCCCCCCCCTCACTTTTATCAGACGCCACGTTGTGGTAGAACATCAGACAAACTCACAAATTTACCACAAAAATGTGTGGCAAAAAAAGaatagtttatatatatgtatatatataaatttctatATTTATGCCAATGTACTCACTCAGTACAAATAGCAAAATAGTATACCATTTCCTAAATACAAAATATAGCTttccaaaaaaatgaaacacacatTAGATATAAACCATCCAAAACTTGAACGATTGAAAACTGTATTCAAAATTAAATGACCCAGAGTGGGTCTCTTTCTGAAAAGTTCCCTTCATATCGGCAAGAAGCCTGTACTACTGAAAACATAATTCAATGCCTCtcaatcagagagagaaagaaagaaagaaagggttgggggtggaggaaagaataaatgagaccaaagagaaaaaaacaaattaaagaagAGTACAATTCAAAGAACCAAGGAAGACCATcacaaaaagggggaaaaatccgGCTGTATAAACAAAACCAACACCACAATTCCACAAAGTTCAACTAAGTGTAggatagaaaagacaaaaacaaaaaacagaaatgtagccTTGAACGAACAATTAACAGGCTAttttttgtacatttaaaaaaataaatgaaacggACAAGAATGCCAAAACATCTTATCTACATATAGAAGCCACACACAATTTGGCCTTAAACTGTATTAACAGCTTTCTACATGCCAAAAGGAGAATAAGACGTAAGCATATGTCCAGACAACAGGTTGTAGTGAGAAGCAGGCATCCCATGGGTGGTGAGAACACCCAAATCTGTATAACTAATACTACAACTGCAAGTTCTGGAGTGTGTTATTTTGCTCTCTATAGATGTAACACAAATAAATTTTTCACTTTAAGTCAATGATATGACCCTGTAAAGCCTAAGGCTTGTGGGAACCATCAGGTAAATGACCACTTCAAACTGTAAAGCACTGAGGTAACAAGTGAATTACACTCACTACAACTCAGGGAGAAGTGATGTTTCAAGAAATtttagtttctctctctttttttaaattaacatttacaCTGCTTCCTATAAGAGGGAAAAATTTGAAGACTTCAGAACAGCACcgttcatggggaaaaaaatgcattgtttatttctcaggagtcagttCCCCTTATTCCTGAAAGGGTACCCCCCTGCCTGTGCTGCAGGAGTTGCTGGGTAACCCTAGATCAACATGGTCTTTTTATCTAAGTTactacagggtcacaaagctaGTAGCATATTACTAATTGTCTAAAATAAAGTGAAGAGGGGAAGAATAACATAGATGAACATAAAAAGGGAATACCAGTCCAAGACTGGGATAAGAAGAAAACAGACTCCAATTACTGTCAGTTTTAACTACTGTAGGAGGCTATCAGAACATAATTTACCATACATCAtccccttcatttttttttaataaagcaaggtatttctttttctatgcaCAGTTATGACTAAAACCCTTAACAGAAACCTAAGAGAATTAATGactctctgaaaaataaaatcaatagcaTTCCAGCTGTTCCCTGTTTGTAAGCGTGTTGTCTGTGATAAATAGAGGCCTCTTATCTGTGCAGAGCTCTTAATACAGCCTACTTGTCAGAATGTTATCCCTTCAGTTTCTCcataaaaactgagaaaagatTCCTTCACTATAGCCAATAGCTGTGCTTTTTATACTGAAAAATTACAGCCTTAGTTATTATTTCAACTCTTTTTCATAAGCCACTACTTGACTaaacaatgcagaaaagaaaatacaaatgaacagaAGTAAACATGAAACATGAATTATTTTCTAATAGCAATAATAACTGAGTGATCCAGCTTGTCAACTTAAACTGTACTTTTAAAGAAAGAGTGTCTACAGAAATAGCAATAATTAATTCTGTCAGCTGGAAACTCAAATAGATTCTCAGTCATCACTGTTATTAGgaacataaaatataaagatgTTAACAATGGTGGTTAATCACTGCAATAGGTAGCCAAGGTGTGCTCTTTTGCAGCCAGAGTAAAATCTATCCATTTACTCAATCacagtttttcatattttgttttcttttaaagtaacaGTTCGATAATCCTCATGGAATCACAAGATCTCAGGATATCTTGAAATCAGGATTTTCTTCATGGAATTTCTAAAAAAAGAAGACGTTTAATTTAACTCACTAGGGAGGGAAAGCATTTACAAAGTTCCTGTTGCCCTGAATGATCCCAAAGTATATTACACTACTATAAATGATAACTTTACCACATTTATACTGTCACATTTTTTCAGATTCAAGGTTTACTTCTTGAGGAAATGAAATATGAGATGTAATTATGTCCAATATATAGTACATTCAGCAGATGTTCCATCATTTCAACAGCAAAGAAACTTAAGAGCCAGAAGGAATGCCCAGTACTAACAATATGACTGTAGGTTATCATTCAGAGCAATCAATTCAGGGTAAAAAAGGTACCCTGTGAGAaagccatattttaaaagatcagagTCTAAACAGTGTTAAATTACTTAACCCAAATATgctaagaataataaaatttattgatgCTTTTCAGTAAGAAAGAAGCCAAAATGCATTACTTACATATCCAGTTAAAAGGAGCCAGTTAAGTTGTTCCCTTGGTTTTGCAATGAAACAAGCAAATCAATCTTTTCAATGTTCTGGTTGGTGTTTATAGAGGATGCCATTGGAGAATTCTCTGGCATTTGCTGAGAAAGAAGTGTTGTCACAGGTGGTTGGCCCTCGTTTTGTGGCTGGCCTGGTGGACTTATGGCCATCAACTGATCTGGCAATGTAGCTGGTCCAGAAGTTAAAAGCTGACTACAGTCTGCAGAGACATTGAAAACAGAGAAGCTACCTGATTAGTTATTTTCTGTTAAGATTCATAAGAAGGTATTTACTAGTGGCTGGGGTATATAAATGCATTATTTTGTTAAAAGTGAGGAACCTGACAGCCTCCAAAAAGGTTTTCATCAAACAGTAGTAGAATTCATCCTCGGTTGTCTCTAAGCAGTATAAAAATACAACACTGCTTAGTTATCAACATAAGTCCTATATAAGTTCCTTGGTACATAAACATTAAAGAAACGTGGGTTTCTACCTCCTTGGAAACTACTTGCTTTAACTGGCTGAAAATTTTTCTGTCGTTTGTACTTCATCTTCCTTTCAAGGTTATATCTCAAAATGGCAGAcacatatatttagatatatcACCACCTTTAATCCTCCCAATATCCTTGTCAAGTTTGTAGTATTACCACCATTTTAGATGTGGAAAGTGAGGCTCATGCATGTCAAATAACCTGTCCAAGGTCTCAGTCTGTAAGTGGTAcagctgggacttgaactcacTTCTGTCCAACTACAATCTCTGCTCTTAAAACCACTGTGTTGTGCTTTCTCTGGTAACGATAACGTGACCATTTCAACCAATAACATTTAAGAAATGGGAAATTAGAAAGAGTTTCTTACTATTTTGAATGCCAAATAAGAACATTCCAGATGTCTGTTGAGAAGAGCCAGGAGAATTCTGTAGCTGGTTCATTGTACCTCCTGTAGTGTTGTGAAATAAAGTAGCCTGTGGTTGAGGTGAAGATGTGGCTCCCTGGATTCCAGGCATGTTGTTCTGAGGGGAATAAAGGGGAGACTGTTGCATGTCTTGTTGGTTCATACTGGTCTGCAATGCAGACATGGATGCTGGAGAGAGGAAGAGTGTTACTTGCTGCTCTTGAGAACTGGGTGACCCTTGGACCAACTGAATCTGAGGTGAGCTATGGAACAAGGAGGTCTGTGATGATTCGGATTGGGCAGGACCTGGGTTCTGAAGTGAGGAAACCGTGGTCTGGTTCTGAAATTGCATGGGCTGCTGCTCTTGATTCATTGGGGCCATATTATTTTGTTGATGGAAAATTGATTGGTTCTGCTGCTCCTGATTAGCCACTGGATTTTGACTTGGATTGAATATCATGTTTGGTGGTGGCTGCTTTTGAGACGCCATTGGTGCCATGGCGTTCTGGTTACTGAATAAAATgctctgttgttgctgctgctgttgttgctgctgctgctgctcctgggaTGGAGAGTTACTCTGGATGGCAACTATTGAGTGCTGTGACTGAAAGATTGTTCCTTGTTGGTTTTGAGGCATTGGGTTAGGAGGAAGGGAGCCCAGGGAAACCTGAGGCTGAAACAGACCTTGCTGGGAGGGTTGTGCCTGTTCCTGGGAAAGCATAGGGGTCTGAATGTGTGATATTGGAGCCTGCTGCTGGAAAGCAGCTTGCTGCTCAGTGTTTGATGTTGACTGAAGTGGAGAAATTGAATTCTGAGCTGCAAAAAATGAAATCTGTTCTTCCTGGGCCACTGTGTTGGTTTGGAGATTATTCATTGGACTTTGGGAAAGAAATATGTTGGCTGACTGTTGGTCTTGAGGAACAGAAGAGCCCTGCAGCACAGCCATGGTATTTTGAGAGTGAAACATTGGAGGCTGCATTTGTTCAGAGGAGGCTGTAGAAGTCTGACTGTGGACAATAGGACTTGGACTATGAAAAATAGAACCTTGAGTTTCCTGGGAAAGGTTCTGAGGATCAGCAATAGGATTCTGAGGATGAAAAAGCTGAGCCTGTGAATGAGAAGACTGCTGCAAAAAATTCCCTGATTGAAGTGACATCATCTCATTACCTTGCTGGAATAAACCATTGCCTTGCTGCTGGGTACCACTATTTTGAACACTTATCATACTTTTTGTAGATGAAAAAAGGCCAACTTGAGGCTGACCGTCCCCACTATGTTGCATTTGGACCATGGTCTGAAAGACACTGTTCTGAATCTGTTTTGCTTGTGCTCCAGtctcttctccatctcctgaATTTGATGTCTGAAACAGGGTAGTGCCAGAAGTTGCAACCTGCTGTGTGGTAGTTGTAGTAGTTTCATTTCCAGAAACTGCCGGAGGAGAAGAAAACAATTCACATTGCATTTGCATGTCCTCATTGGCTGATAATGCGCTCATCATATGAGAAGTCTGCTGGTAAACTGGAGACTGCTGAAGGTTTCCATTTGCTGAAGCAGATGAAGGAAACAGCTCTGACTGAATCTGGGCAGCTGCCTGGCAGATACTCTGTTGCATCTCCATCACCATTGCAGCTGAGGAGTCCATcacttgctgttgctgctgttgctgttgctgatTAGACAATGTGTTTTCATTCTGTGGGTGAACACTTTCAGCTCTTCCAGCTATTAAATTATCTGGTCTGGTATGGACTGCTGGTTCTGTTGAGGAAAACATTCCAGGGCTTACGCTATTTTGAATTTGACTGACTTGTTGAAAAATGTCTGCACTAAGTTGTTCTTGAACATTCTCGTTACCATCTGgagcagaaaataaaactgaagataaCTGCTGTTGTGCCTCTAAAACTTGTTGGACCAAGTCAACATTTCCATTGCTGCCACTGGCAGTACTGCCTGTAAAACTCCCTGCCTGCAAGTGTTGTATCGTATTTTGTAGTTGCTGACTCACACTATTTGGTGATGggaaaatatttgatgaaatcTGCTGCTGTAAAGTCTGTGCTTGTTCTTGCAGTGgagactgctgctgttgctgtgatGTCTCAGTCAGGTGTGACAAGTTAACCACTGTACCATCTGACTGTAACACCTCTCTAGACTGAGTTTCTCTTGTTTGAAACTGTGTAGCCTGCTGTAGTAGTGCGTCATTGCTGGGCAGCTGACTAGACGCAGAAACTGCTGGAAAAGTACCAGGCTGTGAAATGTCCTGTGTTTGGATAGTTGTCAGGGTCTCTGGGTTGTATGCCTTGGGCTGAATCTgttgttgcttttcattttcagaagTTAAGTGGGAAGATGATGATGAAAAAGACCCATTTCCTGCTATGTGAGAGATATTTTCTAACGTTTGTTGAGTTGATCCAACTGTCTTTGtagtctaaaaaataaaagccaaataatatgtatatgtataaatgagcTCATATGATTcttcaaaaattattattataaaaacataTGCAGGACCAATTTCCTAGTTTATATTATTATTCAGAAAACAAGTGTAAGACTATGATTATCAgtgataatattatatattactgTCATCAGGATTTTTAAAGAAGCACATAAACAAAGACAGTCAAACAATAGAAGTAGACACAGAAGAATAATCAGCTATTGATATGCTTAGGACAGTAAGTACACATTAATTCTATGGTTCATGAATTactagcaaattttaaaatatctccatTTGTGCATCACTTATAACATTATTGGGAAggggaaataagagaaaaatggaaaaggaaagaagaatctttcttggaaaaaggaaaaaagaaataagagaaaaaagaaaaaaggaaagaacagaaaggaaataaaatgtctctatagttttgaaaatgttaaacCTGTACTTTCATTATACCAAACATCACAAAGGTCCGGCTAATGCATGAATTCCTTTCTTGTCAAAAATGTATATTGGAAGTTGCCCTACAGgctattttatttgaatataaaatcATTTACTCTACAAAGCAAAATTCATTAAGTGCAGCCAAAGAGAAACAGCTATAAGAGAAATAGGAAAAGTAAAAAAGCATCATCAGGGAAAAGAAATCAAACTACTCAAACtataactatttttatatttgaggTTAAGATGTGACAGGGCACTCACTAGTGAGTCAATATAGCTCACCTTAAAAATAGAAGGCGATCTTTTCTCTGCTGTTACTTCCATTGGAGTAATGTCTTCACTCTTAATCATAGTGCTTGATATGAGCGGAGTGATCAGAGGATTAGGAAGCATATTTACCTTATCTAAGTTACATCCAGTAGTTTTCATTGCTGTAcacacaccaaaagaaaaaaaaagttgaaaatcacTGAAATCAACTGTATCATTCTACTGTGTATTGATACCTTAGTCATGATTCAAAACACTAATTTTCTGATGCTCTGATAGTAGCATGAAGATACAAAATGTGCCCAAAGTGTGTCCTCCCTCTTTTTAAGTAGCAGTCCCTTGAGGACTCCTGGCAGTAGCCTGAGACTATGAGTTAAATATCAACAAGCTTGAGCACTCAGTTATCAAGTTATACCTCTCAGCACGCTTCAAAAGGCCCTGAATTACACTGCTGGACATGGCCATGCAGCCTGGAAATCTCCAGGAGGTTAAAGCTGCTCAGTTACAACTGTTATATTTTCCTCTTAGTATCTGGCTGCCGGGAAATTACAAAGTCAAACTTTGGGGGATTATAGGATTGCTTGAACATTTCTCTCCTCAACAAAACTCAAGCTTCTCAGTAGGATGCCATCAACTGACCAAACAGATTCACTTTTCTAAACTAATGTCTtagaaaacttgaatttgccaagTTGACATATGAACACATTTTTCAAGAAAGGacttaagtttttttcttttcagaaatttaAGTATGACTGATATTTTAGGTTTACCAATTAAATTTCCAAAGCAAAACCAGCAAGTATTTTTCTACTTCCATCTACTTCCATTTTCAGAAGTAGTTACAGATTAGAAACCAAGGAGAGGCAATATGTAGCAGATAGGTAGGTTCTACCACTTCATTCTAACTGCTTTCCCCCCttgattctctttcttctttttttgtctatTTAAGCCTGCCACTGGCACTTAGTGGAGCATAGTGTTGAAGCATCACTGAAGGCAGGCTTCTGAATCGAACACATAGCCGAATTCTGAGCTAAGGTTTACCACTACTTTGAGACCCTGTGTAAAGAAATACAGATTCCTTAGAAAGCTTAgctgttaaacttttttttttagttgaaaaactaacaatattttattagcttcaggtgtacaacaaggtgatttaatattttaatacatagaTTTCTTAATTTGATACTGAAAAAGAAATCCTGGCTACAAAGAGGGTTTTAAAATGGAATATGGTATATAAGCAGGAtagttatttttgtaaatattttgacttaaaaatattagaaatcttCTGGTCTTTATTCAACCTTTCTCACAGCCAATTGGCTAGAAACAATCACTATGAAAACTGATTATACTGGGGGAGGAAAAAGTGCCCACTGCTTTCATTACTCTAAGAAATCAATCATTTACGCATGAGTTCTGTTGATCTATTTTCACCTAGATTCTATCAATACCAACACAATTCAATTTCAATTCTGTCTGAGTCAAAGCTACAGATACAGGCAGGCATTTAAAAGTATTACAGGCCCACCTCAAAAG
The nucleotide sequence above comes from Bos indicus x Bos taurus breed Angus x Brahman F1 hybrid chromosome 18, Bos_hybrid_MaternalHap_v2.0, whole genome shotgun sequence. Encoded proteins:
- the NFAT5 gene encoding nuclear factor of activated T-cells 5 isoform X6, encoding MLLQLPPLPPWAVLAAPLPPLPALPFILPQSPTARLCKSRAAPQPWGTLENQKGTGVKKSPMLCGQYPVKSEGKELKIVVQPETQHRARYLTEGSRGSVKDRTQQGFPTVKLEGHNEPVVLQVFVGNDSGRVKPHGFYQACRVTGRNTTPCKEVDIEGTTVIEVGLDPSNNMTLAVDCVGILKLRNADVEARIGIAGSKKKSTRARLVFRVNITRKDGSTLTLQTPSSPILCTQPAGVPEILKKSLHSCSVKGEEEVFLIGKNFLKGTKVIFQENVSDENSWKSEAEIDMELFHQNHLIVKVPPYHDQHITLPVAVGIYVVTNAGRSHDVQPFTYTPDPASVALNVNVKKEISSPARPCSFEEAMKAMKTTGCNLDKVNMLPNPLITPLISSTMIKSEDITPMEVTAEKRSPSIFKTTKTVGSTQQTLENISHIAGNGSFSSSSSHLTSENEKQQQIQPKAYNPETLTTIQTQDISQPGTFPAVSASSQLPSNDALLQQATQFQTRETQSREVLQSDGTVVNLSHLTETSQQQQQSPLQEQAQTLQQQISSNIFPSPNSVSQQLQNTIQHLQAGSFTGSTASGSNGNVDLVQQVLEAQQQLSSVLFSAPDGNENVQEQLSADIFQQVSQIQNSVSPGMFSSTEPAVHTRPDNLIAGRAESVHPQNENTLSNQQQQQQQQQVMDSSAAMVMEMQQSICQAAAQIQSELFPSSASANGNLQQSPVYQQTSHMMSALSANEDMQMQCELFSSPPAVSGNETTTTTTQQVATSGTTLFQTSNSGDGEETGAQAKQIQNSVFQTMVQMQHSGDGQPQVGLFSSTKSMISVQNSGTQQQGNGLFQQGNEMMSLQSGNFLQQSSHSQAQLFHPQNPIADPQNLSQETQGSIFHSPSPIVHSQTSTASSEQMQPPMFHSQNTMAVLQGSSVPQDQQSANIFLSQSPMNNLQTNTVAQEEQISFFAAQNSISPLQSTSNTEQQAAFQQQAPISHIQTPMLSQEQAQPSQQGLFQPQVSLGSLPPNPMPQNQQGTIFQSQHSIVAIQSNSPSQEQQQQQQQQQQQQSILFSNQNAMAPMASQKQPPPNMIFNPSQNPVANQEQQNQSIFHQQNNMAPMNQEQQPMQFQNQTTVSSLQNPGPAQSESSQTSLFHSSPQIQLVQGSPSSQEQQVTLFLSPASMSALQTSMNQQDMQQSPLYSPQNNMPGIQGATSSPQPQATLFHNTTGGTMNQLQNSPGSSQQTSGMFLFGIQNNCSQLLTSGPATLPDQLMAISPPGQPQNEGQPPVTTLLSQQMPENSPMASSINTNQNIEKIDLLVSLQNQGNNLTGSF
- the NFAT5 gene encoding nuclear factor of activated T-cells 5 isoform X1; this translates as MPSDFISLLSADLDLESPKSLYSRDSLKLHPSQNFHRAGLLEESVYDLLPKELQLPPSRETPVASMSQTSGGEAGSPPPAVVAADASSAPSSSSMGGACSSFTTSSSPTIYSTSVTDSKAMQVESCSSALGVSNRGVSEKQLTSNTVQQHPSTPKRHTVLYISPPPEDLLDNSRMSCQDEGCGLESEQSCSMWMEDSPSNFSNMSTSSYNDNTEVPRKSRKRNPKQRPGVKRRDCEESNMDIFDADSAKAPHYVLSQLTTDNKGSSKAGNGTLENQKGTGVKKSPMLCGQYPVKSEGKELKIVVQPETQHRARYLTEGSRGSVKDRTQQGFPTVKLEGHNEPVVLQVFVGNDSGRVKPHGFYQACRVTGRNTTPCKEVDIEGTTVIEVGLDPSNNMTLAVDCVGILKLRNADVEARIGIAGSKKKSTRARLVFRVNITRKDGSTLTLQTPSSPILCTQPAGVPEILKKSLHSCSVKGEEEVFLIGKNFLKGTKVIFQENVSDENSWKSEAEIDMELFHQNHLIVKVPPYHDQHITLPVAVGIYVVTNAGRSHDVQPFTYTPDPASVALNVNVKKEISSPARPCSFEEAMKAMKTTGCNLDKVNMLPNPLITPLISSTMIKSEDITPMEVTAEKRSPSIFKTTKTVGSTQQTLENISHIAGNGSFSSSSSHLTSENEKQQQIQPKAYNPETLTTIQTQDISQPGTFPAVSASSQLPSNDALLQQATQFQTRETQSREVLQSDGTVVNLSHLTETSQQQQQSPLQEQAQTLQQQISSNIFPSPNSVSQQLQNTIQHLQAGSFTGSTASGSNGNVDLVQQVLEAQQQLSSVLFSAPDGNENVQEQLSADIFQQVSQIQNSVSPGMFSSTEPAVHTRPDNLIAGRAESVHPQNENTLSNQQQQQQQQQVMDSSAAMVMEMQQSICQAAAQIQSELFPSSASANGNLQQSPVYQQTSHMMSALSANEDMQMQCELFSSPPAVSGNETTTTTTQQVATSGTTLFQTSNSGDGEETGAQAKQIQNSVFQTMVQMQHSGDGQPQVGLFSSTKSMISVQNSGTQQQGNGLFQQGNEMMSLQSGNFLQQSSHSQAQLFHPQNPIADPQNLSQETQGSIFHSPSPIVHSQTSTASSEQMQPPMFHSQNTMAVLQGSSVPQDQQSANIFLSQSPMNNLQTNTVAQEEQISFFAAQNSISPLQSTSNTEQQAAFQQQAPISHIQTPMLSQEQAQPSQQGLFQPQVSLGSLPPNPMPQNQQGTIFQSQHSIVAIQSNSPSQEQQQQQQQQQQQQSILFSNQNAMAPMASQKQPPPNMIFNPSQNPVANQEQQNQSIFHQQNNMAPMNQEQQPMQFQNQTTVSSLQNPGPAQSESSQTSLFHSSPQIQLVQGSPSSQEQQVTLFLSPASMSALQTSMNQQDMQQSPLYSPQNNMPGIQGATSSPQPQATLFHNTTGGTMNQLQNSPGSSQQTSGMFLFGIQNNCSQLLTSGPATLPDQLMAISPPGQPQNEGQPPVTTLLSQQMPENSPMASSINTNQNIEKIDLLVSLQNQGNNLTGSF
- the NFAT5 gene encoding nuclear factor of activated T-cells 5 isoform X7, with translation MLCGQYPVKSEGKELKIVVQPETQHRARYLTEGSRGSVKDRTQQGFPTVKLEGHNEPVVLQVFVGNDSGRVKPHGFYQACRVTGRNTTPCKEVDIEGTTVIEVGLDPSNNMTLAVDCVGILKLRNADVEARIGIAGSKKKSTRARLVFRVNITRKDGSTLTLQTPSSPILCTQPAGVPEILKKSLHSCSVKGEEEVFLIGKNFLKGTKVIFQENVSDENSWKSEAEIDMELFHQNHLIVKVPPYHDQHITLPVAVGIYVVTNAGRSHDVQPFTYTPDPASVALNVNVKKEISSPARPCSFEEAMKAMKTTGCNLDKVNMLPNPLITPLISSTMIKSEDITPMEVTAEKRSPSIFKTTKTVGSTQQTLENISHIAGNGSFSSSSSHLTSENEKQQQIQPKAYNPETLTTIQTQDISQPGTFPAVSASSQLPSNDALLQQATQFQTRETQSREVLQSDGTVVNLSHLTETSQQQQQSPLQEQAQTLQQQISSNIFPSPNSVSQQLQNTIQHLQAGSFTGSTASGSNGNVDLVQQVLEAQQQLSSVLFSAPDGNENVQEQLSADIFQQVSQIQNSVSPGMFSSTEPAVHTRPDNLIAGRAESVHPQNENTLSNQQQQQQQQQVMDSSAAMVMEMQQSICQAAAQIQSELFPSSASANGNLQQSPVYQQTSHMMSALSANEDMQMQCELFSSPPAVSGNETTTTTTQQVATSGTTLFQTSNSGDGEETGAQAKQIQNSVFQTMVQMQHSGDGQPQVGLFSSTKSMISVQNSGTQQQGNGLFQQGNEMMSLQSGNFLQQSSHSQAQLFHPQNPIADPQNLSQETQGSIFHSPSPIVHSQTSTASSEQMQPPMFHSQNTMAVLQGSSVPQDQQSANIFLSQSPMNNLQTNTVAQEEQISFFAAQNSISPLQSTSNTEQQAAFQQQAPISHIQTPMLSQEQAQPSQQGLFQPQVSLGSLPPNPMPQNQQGTIFQSQHSIVAIQSNSPSQEQQQQQQQQQQQQSILFSNQNAMAPMASQKQPPPNMIFNPSQNPVANQEQQNQSIFHQQNNMAPMNQEQQPMQFQNQTTVSSLQNPGPAQSESSQTSLFHSSPQIQLVQGSPSSQEQQVTLFLSPASMSALQTSMNQQDMQQSPLYSPQNNMPGIQGATSSPQPQATLFHNTTGGTMNQLQNSPGSSQQTSGMFLFGIQNNCSQLLTSGPATLPDQLMAISPPGQPQNEGQPPVTTLLSQQMPENSPMASSINTNQNIEKIDLLVSLQNQGNNLTGSF